A section of the Candidatus Omnitrophota bacterium genome encodes:
- a CDS encoding recombinase family protein, protein MKTTEPEEKKIINCAIYTRKSVSDGLERDFTTLDAQRESCESYITSQKNEGWVASPEYYDDGGFTGANTDRPALQRLLTDIKANKINCVVVYKVDRLSRSLLDFAELLSVFEKHGATFVSVTQHFNTQNSMGRLTLNILLSFAQFEREIISERTRDKMGAAKRKGKWIGGRPSLGYNIDKDKHKLVVNQKEAKIVRKIFTSYIEKRSLLSVTMIMNDLGCTTKQHTSEKGRKFGGIQFTINGIQLILRNVLYAGKVSYQAELYPGEHEAIISEKTFQKAQSILAKNKPDWKMTKKTKHVGLLTGLLRCKACNCAMYFSYNIKANKYRYHYYLCMSASKRGYKTCPTRLLSTQKIEQKIVELLRTLTPLPKLDEKIWDTFSLQEKIAIIKTVLKEASFDGNKGILEIVLLKDNRRRQYKVGLKELKNLPVPPNQINIKNEPQLRQNLILAHQVQGILAEGKAEGLKQVAKWLNLNHQRLNQMMNLLLLAPTIQEEILCSENKNISLIPEYKLRNIAFELNWNKQLEMWKNLLIALSL, encoded by the coding sequence ATGAAAACTACAGAACCCGAAGAAAAAAAGATTATTAATTGCGCCATTTATACGCGCAAATCGGTCAGCGATGGACTTGAGCGCGACTTTACTACTCTGGATGCCCAACGCGAGTCCTGCGAAAGCTACATCACCAGCCAGAAAAACGAAGGCTGGGTAGCTTCGCCAGAATACTACGATGACGGTGGCTTCACCGGAGCCAATACAGACAGACCTGCACTTCAGAGGCTTCTTACTGACATCAAAGCCAATAAAATTAATTGCGTAGTAGTCTATAAGGTTGACCGCTTATCGCGCTCACTTCTTGATTTTGCAGAGCTCCTGTCTGTATTTGAAAAACATGGTGCCACCTTCGTATCAGTAACACAGCACTTTAATACGCAAAACTCGATGGGCAGGCTTACGCTTAATATCCTCCTCTCTTTTGCGCAGTTTGAGCGCGAGATTATCTCAGAACGCACCCGCGACAAGATGGGCGCTGCTAAGAGAAAAGGCAAATGGATCGGAGGAAGGCCATCTTTAGGCTATAACATCGATAAGGATAAGCATAAGCTCGTGGTTAACCAGAAAGAAGCCAAGATCGTGCGTAAAATCTTCACCTCGTATATTGAAAAGCGCTCCCTTCTGTCCGTAACCATGATTATGAATGACCTGGGATGTACAACTAAGCAGCATACATCTGAAAAAGGCAGAAAATTCGGTGGGATTCAGTTTACAATCAACGGTATTCAGCTAATCTTAAGAAATGTGCTTTACGCCGGCAAGGTTTCATACCAGGCCGAGTTATATCCGGGAGAACATGAAGCAATTATTTCGGAAAAAACCTTCCAGAAAGCACAAAGCATACTTGCAAAAAACAAGCCTGACTGGAAAATGACCAAGAAGACTAAACATGTGGGTCTGCTTACCGGCCTCCTGCGCTGTAAAGCCTGCAACTGCGCGATGTACTTCTCCTACAACATCAAAGCCAATAAATACAGGTATCACTACTACCTTTGTATGAGCGCCAGTAAGCGTGGCTACAAAACCTGTCCTACCCGCTTACTGAGCACGCAGAAGATTGAACAGAAAATCGTCGAATTACTCAGAACCTTGACTCCTCTACCCAAACTCGACGAAAAAATATGGGATACCTTTAGCCTTCAAGAAAAGATTGCAATCATTAAAACAGTCCTTAAAGAAGCAAGTTTCGATGGTAATAAAGGGATACTTGAAATCGTTCTGCTAAAAGATAATAGGAGACGCCAATATAAGGTAGGACTCAAGGAACTCAAAAACCTGCCAGTCCCTCCTAATCAAATAAATATCAAGAACGAGCCACAATTAAGGCAGAATCTTATCTTGGCACATCAAGTCCAAGGCATCCTTGCTGAAGGAAAAGCTGAAGGCTTAAAGCAAGTTGCCAAATGGCTTAACTTGAATCACCAGCGGCTCAATCAAATGATGAACCTTTTGCTGCTTGCGCCAACTATACAAGAAGAAATCCTCTGCTCAGAAAACAAAAATATCTCCTTAATCCCCGAGTACAAGCTACGCAACATTGCCTTCGAGTTAAATTGGAATAAACAGCTCGAAATGTGGAAAAACTTACTTATAGCTTTATCATTATAA
- a CDS encoding DUF2924 domain-containing protein, with translation MKETLEAKIIALKNKAIPELQKEFVTLFNGQKATSDNKIYLIRKIAYRLQELKYGGLSQKAENRLRELIKLYDPVNNKSIRPKISLETQARKKSCGRDRRLPIPGSVIIKKYKGKNIQVKVLDNGFEYNGKIYKHLTTIAEEITGVHWNGYNFFNL, from the coding sequence ATGAAAGAGACATTAGAAGCCAAAATTATAGCCCTGAAAAATAAGGCGATTCCGGAGCTCCAGAAGGAATTTGTGACGCTATTTAATGGCCAAAAGGCGACTTCAGACAATAAAATCTACCTAATAAGAAAGATTGCCTACCGCCTGCAGGAGCTTAAATATGGCGGCTTATCGCAAAAAGCGGAAAATAGGCTTAGAGAACTTATAAAGCTTTATGATCCTGTCAATAATAAGTCAATTAGACCGAAGATAAGCCTAGAAACGCAGGCAAGAAAGAAAAGTTGCGGAAGGGACAGACGTCTCCCTATCCCAGGAAGTGTCATCATCAAGAAATATAAAGGCAAAAATATCCAAGTCAAGGTACTTGATAATGGCTTTGAATATAACGGGAAAATATATAAGCATCTTACCACCATAGCTGAAGAAATAACCGGAGTGCATTGGAACGGATATAACTTTTTTAACCTATGA
- a CDS encoding very short patch repair endonuclease, with the protein MDRISKETRSQNMAAIKGTDTTPEMAVRRMLYSLGYRYRLHKKDLPGKPDIFIRNRNAAIFVNGCFWHQHPNCRFATKPKSNRRFWMKKLKKNIKRDEENLMRLKKLGYKIISIWECEIGKQSVSLNQRLVKRLARSLG; encoded by the coding sequence ATGGACAGAATTTCAAAAGAAACGCGTAGTCAGAATATGGCCGCCATTAAAGGAACAGACACTACTCCTGAAATGGCTGTAAGAAGAATGCTTTATTCTTTAGGGTATAGATATAGGTTGCATAAAAAGGATCTTCCGGGTAAGCCCGATATTTTTATAAGGAATCGTAATGCTGCAATATTTGTGAATGGCTGTTTTTGGCACCAACATCCGAATTGCAGATTTGCAACTAAACCGAAAAGCAACAGAAGATTCTGGATGAAGAAATTAAAGAAAAACATAAAGCGTGACGAAGAAAATCTTATGAGACTCAAAAAGTTGGGCTATAAGATTATCTCCATATGGGAGTGTGAAATCGGCAAACAGTCAGTCAGTTTGAATCAGAGGCTCGTGAAGAGATTAGCAAGATCATTAGGGTAA
- a CDS encoding DNA cytosine methyltransferase, producing MGKAGFNVVDLFCGCGGLSLGFIEAGYKVILGVDNDSAALETFKANHNGAEACNIDLSDNSFLKKMYRAVKDEKIDVIIAGPPCQGFSLTGPRNFDDKRNVLYLAVITAVKKIKPKAFLIENVPGLAALYGGQVKDEIIRRLKEVGYNVTMDILCAADYGVPQLRKRVFFGGLEKSLGQFEFPSKTHSPDNYVTCADAISDLPGRESELGEEEDDYESSPLTSYQRKLRSNCRKLYNHIATNHTEIVKSVIKLVPEGGDYRDLPKGVGEHRQFNEAWTRYHGSRPSYTIDTGHRNHFHYRHNRVPTIRENARLQSFSDSFIFYGTKTQQNRQVGNAVPPLLGYHLARQILRYIK from the coding sequence ATGGGTAAAGCCGGTTTTAATGTGGTCGATTTGTTCTGCGGATGCGGCGGTCTGTCGCTCGGGTTTATAGAAGCCGGATATAAGGTAATCCTGGGAGTTGACAATGATTCGGCAGCTCTGGAGACCTTTAAAGCCAATCATAATGGAGCTGAGGCGTGCAATATAGATCTTTCCGATAATTCTTTTTTGAAAAAGATGTACAGGGCTGTAAAGGATGAGAAAATTGATGTAATAATAGCAGGTCCGCCGTGTCAGGGTTTTTCTCTTACCGGACCACGTAATTTCGATGATAAGAGAAATGTTCTTTATCTGGCGGTTATTACCGCAGTAAAAAAAATAAAACCGAAAGCGTTTCTTATTGAGAACGTGCCCGGACTGGCAGCTCTTTACGGCGGTCAGGTTAAGGATGAGATTATCAGGCGTCTTAAAGAAGTGGGATACAATGTAACAATGGATATTCTTTGTGCCGCAGATTACGGCGTGCCGCAGTTGCGGAAGCGGGTCTTCTTTGGGGGACTGGAAAAGAGTCTGGGACAGTTTGAATTTCCTTCAAAAACGCATTCACCGGATAATTATGTTACCTGTGCCGATGCTATCAGTGATCTGCCGGGCAGAGAAAGCGAACTGGGAGAAGAGGAGGATGATTACGAAAGCTCTCCGCTTACTTCCTATCAGAGAAAACTGCGCAGCAACTGCAGGAAATTATATAATCACATAGCTACAAACCACACTGAAATTGTAAAGAGTGTTATTAAGCTTGTTCCGGAGGGCGGAGATTACAGGGATCTCCCGAAAGGAGTTGGCGAGCACAGACAGTTTAATGAAGCATGGACCCGTTATCACGGCAGTAGGCCTTCATATACAATTGACACCGGTCATCGCAACCACTTTCATTACAGACATAACAGGGTTCCCACCATAAGAGAGAATGCACGATTACAGTCTTTTTCCGATTCTTTTATTTTCTACGGGACTAAAACACAGCAAAACAGGCAGGTGGGTAACGCTGTGCCGCCTTTATTGGGATATCATTTGGCCAGGCAGATTCTTCGCTATATAAAGTAG
- a CDS encoding DNA cytosine methyltransferase, translated as MEKYRFIDLFAGCGGLCDGFEQTGLFEHVASVEWEKAPRDTLVKRLRDKWGYADAEYRAVRFDIQRTGELFKGWADDPVYGSSIGLDNIISKSGHIDLIIGGPPCQAYSVAGRIRDEHGMQNDYRNYLFECYLKAVDRYRPKVFVFENVEGILSARPNGIAIIEKIRHAFSDHGYELISDLRGKAVIDLSHFGIPQRRTRVILVGLRKQTFGRACQAALADFYDNILQAYRSPTVATVRKAIGDLDALYPTPKDCRIGGKMFSHKPESSGISNHTPRYHNRRDIGIFGDLAGDIESGRNRYAGIIELQKLYTERTGKTSNVHKYYVLRWAQPSNTIPAHLYKDGLRHIHPDPKQARSITVREAARLQAFDDDFEFIGSMGDQYKMIGNAVPPLFAKILAEAIYDFIRDLQVSGRRKACRRK; from the coding sequence ATGGAAAAGTACAGATTTATAGATCTTTTTGCAGGATGCGGCGGTCTCTGCGACGGGTTTGAACAGACCGGACTGTTTGAGCATGTTGCCTCCGTAGAATGGGAAAAAGCCCCGCGGGACACGCTTGTCAAACGCCTGAGGGATAAATGGGGCTATGCAGATGCCGAATATCGTGCAGTCCGTTTTGATATTCAGCGGACAGGCGAGTTATTTAAAGGATGGGCAGATGATCCTGTTTATGGAAGCAGTATCGGACTGGATAATATTATTTCGAAAAGCGGACATATAGATCTGATTATAGGCGGTCCTCCATGTCAGGCATATTCTGTAGCAGGCAGGATTCGGGACGAACACGGTATGCAGAATGACTACAGGAATTATCTTTTTGAATGTTATCTGAAAGCTGTCGACAGATACAGGCCGAAAGTATTTGTTTTTGAAAATGTCGAAGGAATATTAAGTGCACGTCCCAATGGAATAGCTATAATTGAGAAAATCAGGCATGCATTTTCAGATCACGGTTATGAACTGATTTCCGATCTGCGCGGAAAAGCGGTGATTGATCTGTCGCATTTTGGTATACCTCAGCGGCGAACAAGGGTAATACTGGTAGGATTGAGAAAACAGACATTCGGAAGAGCATGCCAGGCAGCTTTAGCCGATTTTTATGATAATATTCTGCAGGCATACCGGTCGCCGACCGTGGCGACTGTCAGGAAAGCCATAGGTGATCTGGATGCTCTTTATCCGACTCCAAAAGATTGTCGCATCGGCGGAAAAATGTTTTCGCATAAACCAGAAAGTTCCGGAATATCCAACCATACTCCCCGTTATCATAACAGAAGAGACATAGGGATTTTTGGAGATCTTGCAGGCGACATTGAGTCAGGAAGAAACCGGTACGCAGGCATAATAGAACTGCAGAAGCTTTATACTGAAAGAACAGGAAAAACTTCCAATGTGCACAAATACTATGTATTGAGGTGGGCTCAGCCTAGCAACACAATTCCCGCCCATCTTTACAAAGACGGTTTGCGTCATATTCATCCGGATCCGAAACAGGCACGATCCATTACTGTAAGAGAAGCAGCCCGTCTTCAGGCATTTGATGATGATTTTGAATTTATCGGCAGCATGGGGGATCAGTATAAAATGATCGGCAATGCGGTGCCGCCTTTATTCGCCAAAATTCTTGCCGAAGCAATATATGATTTTATTAGAGATTTGCAGGTCTCCGGAAGGAGGAAAGCATGTCGAAGGAAATAA
- a CDS encoding HNH endonuclease: MSKEIIYARKLYDQELGYRKGQPKKAGRYFFISKECIAYFPPLSTLIKNDHILIKIIPPDSQKIVLSNYVYHNDKITDNKSHGRDEYRLYLNSETDTERNFFKPGDIAVLYRYAVENESIYKIFYFPVSQKDNHYKRLEAMIEESRIKGGHALIEASKIPFIRLPSRIDLEDRVIPKEVMEDVLSEPLEPLPAEVMENEFLFTRTIRENNFRELLLFFYDYRCAVTGSAMRYKNLINLQAAHIIPDEHGGPPHPKNGLPLSRDLHWAFDIGFFTVDDQYEINVHEKVKDIQIMREINNRKIILPQDNRAWPSIHSLKWHRDNVFGIFTSKTLEP; this comes from the coding sequence ATGTCGAAGGAAATAATTTATGCCCGAAAGCTGTATGATCAGGAATTAGGTTATAGGAAGGGGCAGCCTAAAAAAGCAGGGAGATATTTTTTTATATCGAAAGAATGTATAGCCTACTTTCCGCCATTAAGCACGCTGATAAAAAACGATCATATACTGATAAAAATCATTCCTCCTGATTCGCAGAAAATCGTTCTGAGTAATTATGTATATCATAATGACAAAATCACTGATAATAAGTCGCACGGAAGAGATGAATACAGATTGTACTTAAACAGTGAGACTGATACGGAAAGGAACTTTTTTAAGCCGGGAGATATTGCAGTGCTCTATAGGTATGCCGTTGAAAATGAATCCATATATAAAATTTTCTATTTTCCGGTTTCGCAGAAAGATAATCATTATAAAAGGCTTGAAGCAATGATAGAGGAGAGCAGGATTAAAGGCGGGCACGCCTTAATTGAAGCCTCGAAAATTCCTTTTATCAGACTGCCAAGCCGTATTGATTTGGAAGATAGGGTAATTCCAAAGGAAGTAATGGAAGATGTGCTGAGCGAACCTCTGGAACCCCTGCCTGCCGAAGTCATGGAAAACGAGTTTCTGTTTACACGTACTATACGAGAGAACAACTTCAGGGAACTGCTGCTGTTTTTTTATGATTATCGGTGTGCTGTTACCGGATCAGCAATGAGATATAAAAATCTGATTAACCTTCAGGCAGCGCATATAATACCTGATGAGCATGGCGGACCTCCGCATCCCAAAAACGGACTCCCCCTGTCCAGAGATTTACATTGGGCTTTTGACATCGGTTTTTTCACAGTAGACGATCAATACGAAATAAACGTTCATGAAAAAGTTAAAGATATTCAGATAATGCGGGAGATAAATAACAGAAAGATAATATTGCCTCAGGATAATCGGGCCTGGCCCAGTATCCATTCACTTAAATGGCATAGAGATAATGTATTTGGTATTTTTACGTCTAAAACACTGGAACCGTAA
- a CDS encoding DEAD/DEAH box helicase: MSLDPLKVTDAIKESYKRYLTTAFRLRDIKLRDLFYKEVDKFWFINGPLLEATPPFKTTSYLKDLIAKGIFRSELECFDLYKNPLYTHQEKALRKIMKGRNAVIASGTGSGKTECFLLPIYNHLIKEHKEGNLGPGVRALLLYPMNALANDQLRRLRGIARTLEEQMPDMQITFGRYVGDTPESRREAEEKLRSAGIEPVKSELISREEMRKTPPNILITNYAMLEYLFLRPADCAFFDGEYAGHWKFLVLDEAHIYKGASGIEMAMLMRRLKDRVCEGKEGVLQCIATSATLVKEEEDFGKVAEFAKNLFGEKFEWNPSDAEHQDVIKDERIKVEVTEKDFFDYSLKLYPRLDEIIRTKAEQSIILGKCHEICKEQGISEALLTQVKEKAGSNVKKFLYEILSKDKRLLKLKEILERKPTNFEDCVKQVIDSNDISSEDRQAMKSLVNLAVWVRLEEESLPLLPARYHLFVRAPEGIFASFFPEPKIFLERRKQTDEGYPVFELASCRRCGQEYLIGDIINEKLIQSSVKVKIPEERKRYFLLWQPSLLLEEDEDEEVAIPEEIAEKGKTWKICVRCGSVGEYGDEPKCTCSDKKGGTRLLIEITPKDSILNKCYLCGLRSINIVREFLFQQDAPAAVLTTALFQKLEKEKQKEKKILAFSDSRQDAAFFAPYLDYTYGRILFR; encoded by the coding sequence ATGTCACTAGACCCTCTTAAGGTTACTGACGCAATTAAGGAGAGTTATAAGAGATATTTAACCACTGCTTTCCGCTTGAGAGATATTAAACTGCGAGATCTTTTCTATAAAGAGGTGGATAAATTTTGGTTCATAAACGGACCGTTGTTGGAAGCCACGCCTCCATTCAAAACAACCTCTTATCTCAAGGACCTAATCGCAAAAGGGATATTCCGCAGTGAACTCGAATGTTTCGATTTGTATAAGAATCCTCTCTATACTCATCAAGAAAAAGCACTCAGGAAGATAATGAAGGGTCGAAACGCGGTTATTGCCTCTGGTACAGGCAGTGGAAAAACCGAGTGCTTTTTACTTCCGATTTATAATCACCTTATCAAAGAACATAAGGAAGGCAATCTTGGGCCAGGCGTACGCGCCCTTTTACTGTATCCCATGAATGCGTTGGCAAATGACCAGCTACGTAGGTTAAGGGGTATAGCAAGGACTTTAGAAGAACAAATGCCGGACATGCAGATAACTTTTGGCAGATATGTTGGCGATACTCCTGAATCCAGAAGAGAGGCAGAGGAAAAATTGAGGAGCGCAGGCATTGAACCGGTAAAAAGCGAGCTAATATCAAGAGAGGAAATGCGAAAAACGCCGCCAAATATTCTCATCACAAACTATGCCATGCTGGAATATCTGTTTCTGCGGCCTGCTGATTGCGCATTTTTTGATGGAGAGTATGCAGGACACTGGAAATTTCTCGTTTTGGATGAAGCGCACATTTACAAAGGAGCATCAGGCATTGAGATGGCAATGCTTATGCGCCGCTTAAAAGACCGTGTTTGTGAAGGCAAAGAAGGCGTTCTGCAATGCATTGCCACAAGCGCAACATTGGTAAAAGAGGAAGAGGATTTTGGCAAGGTTGCTGAATTTGCGAAAAACCTTTTTGGCGAGAAGTTTGAATGGAATCCGTCAGACGCGGAACATCAAGACGTAATAAAAGACGAGAGAATCAAAGTAGAAGTTACAGAGAAAGATTTTTTTGACTATTCCCTAAAGTTATATCCAAGACTTGATGAAATAATAAGAACCAAGGCGGAACAGAGCATAATTCTGGGAAAATGTCATGAGATATGCAAAGAGCAGGGTATTTCAGAAGCACTTTTGACCCAGGTGAAAGAAAAAGCCGGCAGCAATGTTAAAAAATTCCTATACGAAATCTTATCAAAAGACAAAAGACTGCTGAAATTAAAAGAAATTTTGGAAAGAAAGCCAACAAATTTTGAAGATTGCGTTAAGCAGGTCATTGACAGCAATGACATTTCAAGCGAGGACCGCCAAGCAATGAAAAGCCTTGTGAATTTGGCTGTTTGGGTTCGTTTGGAAGAAGAGTCATTGCCTCTCCTGCCTGCGCGCTATCATTTATTTGTGCGCGCTCCTGAGGGTATATTTGCGTCATTCTTTCCAGAGCCAAAAATTTTTCTTGAACGACGCAAGCAGACAGATGAAGGATATCCGGTTTTTGAATTAGCTTCCTGTCGCAGATGCGGACAGGAATATCTGATAGGCGATATCATTAATGAAAAATTAATTCAGTCTTCTGTTAAAGTCAAGATTCCGGAAGAAAGAAAAAGATACTTCCTTTTGTGGCAGCCTTCACTTTTGCTTGAAGAAGATGAAGATGAAGAGGTGGCAATCCCAGAAGAAATAGCAGAGAAAGGCAAGACTTGGAAAATATGTGTAAGATGCGGTTCAGTCGGGGAATACGGAGATGAGCCTAAATGTACGTGTTCTGATAAAAAGGGTGGAACACGGCTCTTAATTGAGATAACCCCTAAAGACAGCATTCTAAACAAATGCTATTTATGCGGCCTGCGTTCGATTAATATTGTTAGAGAGTTCTTGTTCCAGCAGGATGCTCCTGCAGCGGTTTTAACAACAGCCCTGTTTCAAAAGCTTGAAAAGGAGAAACAAAAAGAGAAAAAAATATTGGCTTTTTCTGACAGTAGGCAAGACGCAGCATTTTTTGCTCCCTATCTTGACTACACGTATGGACGGATTCTTTTTAGGTGA
- a CDS encoding DUF1998 domain-containing protein, translated as MDLTKDEKQKKREIWGLILRDFCALGWERRNCLEGVGLLSFSLIMPKDWKPIEELLQPPWNLSDEEAKALYQILFNSLRMNRAITFPKDAPSPKDEIFAPRQKEYKFRGEKSDSKKGIYSFIPAQSRSNSRLEFLHKLYERISGNKGNKDECRKLLSKIWDDLTKHLVNKGVCQFSDSRSGVVYQLDYKYWKIIQEDTGDSWFICDKCGLISPISIHEVCPTFGCDGALESLKNSSKYLDVENNHYRSLYSSLDLTKMNVHEHTAQLTQSYASVVQQRFIDGDINVLSCSTTFELGVDLGELEAIFLRNVPPEPSNYVQRSGRAGRKLDSVGFTLTFAQRRSHDLTYFKDPERLIEGRIKPPAVEVRNEKIVRRHLHSMVFSDFFRKYRSYFGVVDSFFHLSEESKKEISGAEKLKEYLNSRPQALLHSLMRTIPVNLHETFELENWGWIKDLLDKDGSLEIADVEINDEFLKLKEFYQKRGEELKQIIDSGGNKIRESQLTSDRKWADDRMKTIRKKKLIGFLASHNVIPKYGFPVDVVELALQHHIRTAKYIQLERDLRIAISEFAPGSAVVANGYVWKSAGLRAVKDRTWPIRWYAVCPDCKRFHMQEGTIDDRPPSFKCESCGKEIARTEIHKFIVPIFGFVTSREEEPQKPGESRPKREFTTRPYFFGYGEPVKEKFQIGKLTIKCQYASNGELAVICKGKKGSGFSICFNCGFASSDRVKKHDKSPIGGNCSATLKSRLHLGHTFKTDILVIAFEKFKFNESLNEEGFWFSLLYALLEGASQALGISRRDLDGCLYAYEGKPALVLFDNVPGGAGHVKRIMEDQNLYEVIKITKNRVENCSCGRETSCYGCLRNYQNQFCHDQLKRGIVLDFLSHNL; from the coding sequence ATGGATTTAACTAAGGATGAAAAACAAAAGAAAAGAGAAATCTGGGGACTTATTCTGCGGGATTTTTGTGCCTTGGGTTGGGAGCGCAGAAACTGTCTTGAAGGAGTTGGCTTGCTATCGTTTTCGCTGATTATGCCAAAGGATTGGAAGCCAATAGAAGAGCTTTTGCAGCCGCCTTGGAATCTTTCTGATGAAGAGGCTAAGGCACTGTATCAAATACTGTTTAACTCACTTCGAATGAACAGAGCCATAACCTTTCCTAAAGATGCGCCAAGCCCGAAGGATGAAATTTTCGCTCCGAGGCAGAAAGAATACAAATTTCGTGGCGAGAAATCCGACTCTAAGAAGGGAATATATTCATTCATTCCCGCACAGAGCAGATCAAACTCCAGATTAGAATTTTTGCATAAACTCTATGAGCGTATATCAGGAAACAAAGGCAATAAAGATGAGTGCAGGAAGCTGTTAAGTAAAATTTGGGATGATTTAACAAAGCACTTGGTAAATAAAGGTGTTTGTCAGTTCAGTGATTCTAGGTCAGGAGTTGTTTATCAGCTTGACTATAAATACTGGAAAATTATCCAAGAGGATACAGGTGATTCGTGGTTTATATGTGATAAATGCGGTTTAATCTCGCCAATAAGTATCCATGAGGTATGTCCTACATTTGGATGTGACGGAGCTCTCGAGTCCTTGAAGAATTCTTCAAAATACCTTGATGTAGAAAATAATCATTATAGGTCTCTTTACAGCAGTCTTGATCTTACAAAAATGAATGTTCACGAGCACACAGCTCAACTGACCCAAAGCTATGCCTCTGTTGTTCAGCAAAGATTTATAGATGGAGATATAAATGTATTGAGTTGCTCTACTACTTTTGAATTAGGCGTGGATCTCGGCGAATTGGAAGCCATATTTTTACGCAACGTTCCACCAGAACCATCTAACTATGTTCAGCGTTCAGGCCGGGCAGGTAGAAAACTTGATTCTGTTGGTTTTACGCTGACCTTTGCACAGCGCAGGTCTCATGATCTTACTTATTTCAAAGACCCAGAGAGGTTAATAGAGGGTAGGATAAAGCCGCCTGCTGTTGAGGTTCGCAACGAAAAAATTGTCCGTAGGCACCTTCACTCTATGGTTTTTTCTGATTTCTTCCGAAAGTATCGCAGTTATTTTGGAGTTGTAGATTCCTTTTTTCATCTCAGCGAGGAAAGCAAAAAGGAAATTTCAGGGGCAGAGAAGCTAAAAGAATATCTCAATAGCAGACCACAAGCTTTATTGCATTCGCTAATGAGAACAATTCCTGTAAATCTACATGAAACATTTGAGCTGGAAAATTGGGGATGGATAAAAGACTTACTAGACAAGGACGGCTCTTTGGAAATCGCTGATGTTGAAATAAATGATGAATTCTTGAAATTGAAAGAATTTTACCAAAAGAGAGGGGAAGAATTGAAACAGATTATAGACTCTGGAGGGAATAAAATAAGAGAAAGCCAGTTAACCTCTGACCGCAAATGGGCTGATGATAGAATGAAAACCATTCGAAAGAAAAAACTCATCGGCTTTCTCGCAAGCCACAATGTCATTCCAAAATATGGTTTCCCTGTTGATGTTGTGGAACTTGCACTACAACATCATATTCGTACGGCCAAGTATATTCAATTAGAACGGGACCTTCGTATAGCAATATCTGAATTCGCACCTGGAAGTGCGGTGGTAGCTAATGGGTATGTGTGGAAAAGCGCAGGGCTAAGAGCAGTGAAAGACAGAACATGGCCAATTCGATGGTATGCTGTCTGTCCTGACTGTAAACGATTCCACATGCAGGAAGGAACCATTGATGATAGACCGCCTTCTTTTAAATGCGAAAGCTGCGGGAAGGAAATAGCAAGAACAGAAATACACAAATTTATAGTGCCTATTTTTGGTTTTGTCACGAGCAGAGAAGAAGAACCTCAAAAACCAGGAGAGTCACGGCCAAAGCGGGAGTTTACTACAAGACCTTATTTCTTTGGTTACGGCGAACCCGTAAAGGAAAAATTTCAGATTGGAAAACTTACGATTAAATGCCAGTATGCCTCTAATGGAGAACTCGCAGTGATATGCAAGGGAAAGAAGGGTTCAGGATTTTCAATATGTTTCAATTGCGGGTTTGCTAGTTCTGATAGGGTAAAAAAACACGACAAAAGTCCGATAGGAGGAAACTGCTCTGCTACTTTGAAATCAAGGCTTCATCTTGGCCATACCTTCAAAACCGATATCTTAGTGATTGCTTTTGAAAAATTCAAATTTAACGAATCATTGAATGAAGAAGGTTTTTGGTTTTCTTTGCTATACGCCTTACTCGAAGGCGCCAGTCAAGCTTTGGGTATTAGCCGTCGAGATCTAGATGGATGTTTGTATGCTTATGAAGGCAAACCGGCTCTTGTTCTTTTCGATAATGTGCCTGGTGGGGCTGGACACGTCAAAAGAATAATGGAAGACCAAAATCTTTATGAGGTAATTAAAATAACTAAAAACCGGGTTGAAAATTGTAGCTGCGGCAGGGAAACAAGTTGCTATGGGTGTCTTAGAAACTATCAGAATCAATTCTGCCATGACCAGTTGAAAAGAGGCATTGTTCTAGATTTTTTATCACACAACCTATAG